A portion of the Salvelinus sp. IW2-2015 unplaced genomic scaffold, ASM291031v2 Un_scaffold1765, whole genome shotgun sequence genome contains these proteins:
- the LOC112071906 gene encoding olfactory receptor 52K2-like, which yields MNQTVLHSTVFFTAYGPPGPLNYAAFFLTFLLFFITIFANISLMLVIYLESHLHKPMYIFLFNLAVNGLIGCLSVCPKIMDNLVNDIKGISHKGCLLQVFFSSVYASCAYVILAVMAYDRYVSICKPLQYHSIMTPSKVKMLVALVYFIPITMLAFQIFITSRLPVCSYNINKLFCDNLAVVKLSCVEXALSNLYGICMIAXLVVLPFVLVVLSYIKILLVCLKVSKESRXKAFNTCAPHLITFINFSTAILFSJVYNRHSTVSKEVNVLISVXFILFPPLVHPIIYGIRTKEIRTCITKIIRTRIFPNSLEFXHLKSERKLVPIMTLDGTAAGQALPV from the coding sequence ATGAACCAGACTGTCTTACATAGCACTGTATTTTTCACTGCGTATGGACCTCCAGGCCCACTCAACTACGCAGCTTTTTTCTTAACATTTTTGCTTTTCTTCATTACAATATTTGCCAACATCAGTCTCATGCTTGTCATCTACTTAGAATCACACTTACACAAGCCCATGTACATATTTCTGTTCAACTTGGCGGTGAATGGACTGATTGGGTGTTTATCCGTCTGTCCGAAGATCATGGACAATCTTGTTAATGACATAAAGGGGATCTCTCACAAAGGTTGTTTATTGCAGGTGTTTTTCAGCAGTGTATATGCATCGTGTGCTTACGTTATTCTAGCAGTGATGGCATATGACAGGTATGTCTCYATTTGTAAGCCATTGCAATATCATAGCATTATGACRCCTTCTAAAGTGAAGATGTTGGTAGCKTTGGTATATTTTATTCCCATAACTATGCTTGCTTTTCAAATATTTATCACTTCTAGGCTCCCTGTGTGCAGCTACAACATCAATAAGCTTTTTTGTGATAACTTAGCAGTTGTTAAACTCTCCTGTGTTGAAAYTGCACTGAGTAACCTGTATGGTATATGTATGATAGCAWGTCTAGTGGTTTTACCTTTTGTGTTAGTTGTGCTCTCATACATCAAAATATTACTTGTTTGCTTGAAAGTCTCAAAGGAGTCACGAAAMAAGGCTTTTAATACGTGTGCTCCCCACTTGATCACWTTCATCAACTTCTCTACAGCKATCCTTTTTTCTMTTGTTTACAACAGGCACAGTACAGTCAGCAAGGAGGTTAATGTATTAATATCAGTACWGTTCATTCTMTTCCCACCACTGGTACACCCTATCATATATGGTATTAGGACCAAGGAGATCAGAACATGTATTACAAAAATTATAAGAACAAGAATCTTTCCTAACTCTCTTGARTTTSCTCATCTAAAATCTGAACGTAAACTGGTACCAATTATGACTTTAGATGGTACAGCAGCAGGGCAAGCGTTGCCGGTTTGA